In Paenibacillus sp. BIC5C1, a genomic segment contains:
- a CDS encoding M20 family metallopeptidase, producing the protein MTNNIWWNDLQIHMVEWRRHLHRNPEVSFHEEKTSSFVAGMLESFGVEVKRHVGGHGVIGTLRGDKPGPVVMLRADMDALPIQDEKDVEYASQQAGAMHACGHDGHISILLGTALYFSRHKHEIKGEIRFLFQPAEELLPGGAIKVIADGGLEGVDVIYGIHLWTPLPVGVAASTPGPMMAAADDFYIEIKGKGGHGGMPQSTVDSLVAGSALVMQLQTVVSRSVDPLRPAVLTIGTMQAGSAQNIIAELCKMTGTVRTFDEETRRMMKERVHTIVAQTGEIYGAETKLNYIMGYPPVVNDEQETARFFREAVDVFGADHVQKSPMLMPAEDFAYYLQQIPGCFMFVGAGNPEKNAIYPHHHPKFDFDEDAMQNAVKLFIAMAKGYTAE; encoded by the coding sequence ATGACAAATAATATATGGTGGAATGACCTGCAAATCCACATGGTAGAATGGCGTCGTCATCTTCATCGGAATCCTGAGGTTTCCTTTCATGAGGAGAAAACATCCTCTTTTGTAGCGGGTATGCTGGAGAGCTTTGGCGTTGAAGTGAAACGGCATGTTGGCGGACACGGGGTTATAGGTACCCTTCGTGGGGACAAGCCTGGGCCTGTCGTAATGCTTCGTGCAGATATGGATGCACTTCCGATCCAGGACGAAAAGGACGTTGAATATGCATCACAACAAGCAGGAGCCATGCATGCCTGCGGTCATGATGGTCACATATCCATTTTGCTGGGCACGGCATTGTACTTCAGTCGCCATAAACATGAAATCAAAGGTGAGATTCGCTTTTTGTTCCAACCTGCAGAAGAGTTGCTTCCAGGTGGGGCTATCAAGGTCATTGCAGACGGAGGACTAGAAGGGGTAGATGTCATCTATGGTATTCATTTGTGGACCCCACTTCCTGTAGGCGTGGCAGCAAGTACCCCGGGGCCGATGATGGCAGCGGCAGATGACTTTTATATTGAGATCAAAGGGAAAGGTGGACATGGCGGCATGCCGCAATCCACAGTGGACAGCTTGGTGGCTGGTTCAGCCCTTGTGATGCAATTGCAGACGGTTGTCAGCCGTTCAGTAGATCCTTTGCGTCCCGCAGTATTGACGATTGGCACGATGCAGGCAGGGTCAGCACAGAATATTATCGCCGAGTTATGCAAAATGACGGGTACGGTGAGAACCTTTGATGAAGAGACACGCCGTATGATGAAGGAACGTGTGCATACGATCGTAGCTCAGACCGGAGAGATCTATGGTGCTGAGACCAAGTTGAACTATATTATGGGATATCCTCCAGTTGTGAATGATGAGCAGGAAACGGCACGGTTCTTTAGGGAAGCGGTGGATGTATTTGGCGCAGACCATGTACAGAAGTCACCGATGCTGATGCCAGCTGAAGATTTCGCTTATTACCTGCAGCAGATTCCTGGGTGCTTTATGTTTGTCGGAGCAGGCAACCCGGAGAAGAATGCCATCTATCCGCATCATCATCCCAAGTTTGACTTTGATGAGGATGCCATGCAGAATGCTGTAAAACTATTTATAGCCATGGCTAAAGGATATACAGCCGAATGA
- a CDS encoding YugN family protein, translated as MIFENTGLDGLKSDLAYLDESAEKVGFVRWQWEYYRATYDYKIEDEQTKSEYFVRINTRAIDGKLEKPDTVLAVEAVYLGKATFPHGLDYDSTIPQPVVKLAAQKLQQLKELLEA; from the coding sequence ATGATTTTTGAGAATACAGGCTTGGATGGCTTGAAGAGCGACTTGGCATACCTGGATGAGAGCGCCGAGAAAGTCGGATTTGTCCGGTGGCAATGGGAATATTATCGTGCTACATATGACTACAAAATTGAAGATGAGCAAACCAAATCGGAATACTTTGTACGTATTAATACCCGTGCGATAGATGGCAAACTCGAAAAACCGGATACGGTTCTCGCAGTTGAAGCTGTTTATCTTGGAAAAGCAACCTTTCCACATGGTCTGGATTATGACTCTACCATACCGCAGCCAGTCGTGAAGCTGGCGGCCCAAAAATTACAGCAGCTTAAAGAACTGCTGGAAGCTTAG
- the ftsW gene encoding putative lipid II flippase FtsW, with amino-acid sequence MKQQTAQTKTKRGTPDFQLLILTLLLVGFGLVMVFSSSSSIAIANKSFNNDALFFTKKQLMWAVIGLVGMFFAMNIRFNKYKKLYAPFFLFTTVLLLIVLVTGKVLNGARSWIHIFGFSIQPAEFAKIAIILYLAALITKKGERFRDLRTGYIPVLVIVGFIAGLIMLQPDFGTCFILVSTCGLVIYAGGASMKHIMASILLVVLGAALALGANALFSSMSSSDTASSTTATEATQNYKIGRIQAFLDPLSDTTGGSLNLYRSLVAIGDGGITGSGIGQGTMKLHYLPNAYNDFIFSVIGEELGFVGTALFLLVYLYFIWRGIIVSLRCPDPFGTLVGIGIMGLIAIQAFINIGGVTQTIPVTGVTLPFISYGGTSLFVMMVAMGILLSISRTNNLDVIKEEKTKSVTVQTSRTSPALRSRESIRRIR; translated from the coding sequence ATGAAACAACAAACGGCCCAAACGAAAACGAAGAGAGGCACGCCGGATTTTCAACTGCTAATCCTCACTTTATTGTTGGTGGGCTTCGGACTGGTGATGGTGTTCAGCTCCAGTTCCAGCATTGCAATTGCAAACAAAAGTTTTAACAATGATGCCCTGTTCTTCACGAAAAAACAACTTATGTGGGCGGTTATCGGTTTAGTGGGCATGTTTTTTGCCATGAATATCCGATTTAACAAATACAAGAAACTTTATGCACCATTTTTCCTGTTCACCACGGTATTGCTCCTGATTGTTTTGGTTACAGGCAAGGTACTGAACGGCGCACGAAGCTGGATTCACATTTTTGGTTTCAGTATTCAGCCCGCCGAGTTTGCCAAAATCGCTATTATTCTGTACCTTGCGGCGCTAATCACCAAAAAAGGGGAACGATTCAGGGATCTTAGGACAGGATATATTCCCGTGCTGGTCATAGTCGGTTTCATTGCAGGACTGATTATGCTGCAACCGGATTTTGGTACCTGCTTCATTCTGGTTTCTACGTGCGGATTGGTCATTTATGCGGGTGGAGCAAGTATGAAACACATTATGGCTTCCATTTTGCTGGTAGTGTTGGGAGCAGCATTAGCACTTGGAGCGAATGCGTTGTTTTCTTCCATGTCTTCTTCCGATACTGCCAGTAGCACTACAGCTACGGAAGCTACACAGAACTACAAAATCGGGCGGATACAGGCGTTCCTTGATCCATTATCCGATACGACAGGTGGAAGTCTTAACCTCTATCGCTCCCTTGTTGCAATTGGAGATGGAGGCATCACCGGCTCCGGAATCGGACAAGGTACGATGAAGCTGCATTATTTGCCTAATGCCTATAATGACTTTATTTTCTCCGTAATTGGGGAAGAGCTTGGCTTTGTTGGAACAGCGCTGTTTCTGTTGGTCTACCTTTACTTCATCTGGCGAGGAATTATTGTCTCCCTTCGCTGTCCCGATCCATTTGGGACGCTGGTTGGTATTGGTATTATGGGATTAATTGCAATTCAGGCCTTTATCAACATTGGGGGCGTGACCCAGACCATTCCAGTGACAGGGGTTACTCTTCCATTTATCAGTTATGGCGGTACCTCACTCTTTGTGATGATGGTGGCCATGGGAATCCTGCTCAGCATCTCGCGTACCAATAATTTGGACGTCATCAAGGAAGAAAAAACAAAGTCGGTGACGGTTCAAACATCACGTACCTCTCCCGCACTTCGTTCACGTGAATCCATTCGTCGAATTCGCTAA
- a CDS encoding Asp23/Gls24 family envelope stress response protein: MAEQLQLEGGNIRIADDVVAKIAGMAAMETPGIAAMSGGLSEGWAKRLSGKNVQKGVGVEVGQLEAAIDLRIIVLYETPIHEVSRMLQQNVREAVETMTGLRVVEVNVKVEGVSFRGDDL, encoded by the coding sequence ATGGCAGAACAACTTCAACTAGAGGGCGGAAACATCCGGATTGCCGATGACGTAGTGGCGAAAATTGCCGGAATGGCTGCGATGGAGACACCCGGAATTGCCGCAATGTCTGGAGGATTGTCAGAGGGCTGGGCGAAGCGCTTGAGCGGTAAAAACGTACAGAAAGGCGTAGGCGTGGAGGTCGGCCAGCTGGAAGCAGCCATTGACCTGCGCATCATCGTCCTGTACGAGACACCGATTCACGAAGTTTCCCGCATGCTTCAGCAGAATGTAAGAGAAGCGGTAGAGACTATGACCGGGTTACGTGTTGTTGAAGTCAATGTAAAGGTAGAAGGCGTATCTTTCAGAGGCGACGATCTGTAA
- the cax gene encoding calcium/proton exchanger: MRNRISSILLIATFALSAVAHYLKWDSILQFVISAISVIFVAGFLGKATENVAHYAGQRLGGFLNATFGNAAELIIAIFLVKEGLFDMVKASLTGSIIGNLLLVLGLSIFAGGLKFKIQNYNVSLAGLNGSLMIVAIIALFIPAVFLNTHSITQKDTNTLSLIVAGLLILAYIAWLVFSMVTHKNYLADVTVDEDEELPHEHAPEWSKKKSILYLVLATVMVAFVSEWLVGTLEVFTEQFGLSELFVGAFLVAIIGNAAEHSAAIMLAMKNKIGAAVEIAVGSSLQIALFVAPVLVFVSYFTGRTMDIVFTTIELVAIGVAVFIAKSITQDGSTNWYEGLLLMVVYVILGVSFFLV, encoded by the coding sequence GTGAGAAACCGAATTTCATCCATTTTGCTGATTGCCACCTTTGCACTCAGCGCCGTCGCCCACTACTTGAAATGGGATTCGATTCTGCAATTCGTCATTTCAGCCATTTCGGTTATTTTTGTGGCCGGTTTTTTAGGCAAAGCCACCGAAAATGTAGCCCATTATGCCGGACAACGCTTAGGTGGATTTTTAAATGCTACATTCGGCAATGCCGCCGAATTAATCATCGCCATTTTCCTCGTTAAAGAAGGATTGTTCGACATGGTTAAGGCCAGTTTGACAGGCTCCATCATCGGTAACCTGCTGCTGGTGCTAGGTCTAAGTATCTTTGCCGGAGGACTCAAGTTCAAAATTCAGAATTATAACGTATCCCTTGCCGGTCTAAACGGTTCCCTGATGATTGTAGCCATCATTGCCCTGTTTATTCCAGCCGTCTTTCTGAATACCCATTCCATCACACAGAAGGATACGAATACACTAAGCCTCATTGTTGCAGGTTTGCTGATCCTTGCCTACATAGCGTGGTTGGTGTTCTCCATGGTTACACACAAGAACTATCTCGCAGATGTCACGGTGGATGAAGATGAAGAATTACCGCATGAACATGCACCCGAGTGGTCCAAGAAAAAATCAATTCTCTATCTCGTTCTTGCGACAGTCATGGTTGCCTTCGTCAGTGAATGGCTGGTTGGCACCCTTGAGGTGTTTACTGAACAATTTGGACTCAGCGAACTGTTCGTTGGTGCGTTCCTCGTGGCCATTATCGGTAACGCCGCAGAGCATAGTGCAGCCATCATGCTTGCCATGAAAAACAAAATTGGTGCCGCCGTAGAGATCGCCGTTGGCAGCAGTTTGCAAATTGCACTCTTCGTTGCTCCTGTGCTCGTTTTTGTCAGTTACTTCACTGGCAGAACGATGGACATTGTGTTTACAACGATCGAGCTGGTCGCCATTGGCGTAGCCGTATTTATCGCCAAGTCCATCACCCAGGACGGTTCAACGAACTGGTACGAAGGTCTGCTCCTAATGGTTGTGTATGTTATTTTGGGTGTATCCTTCTTCCTTGTATAA
- a CDS encoding YlaN family protein produces MTSSDLQDQLHLKAISLLQEDADKIQKLIEVQMENLATRYCPLYEEVLDTQMYGFSKEVDFAVRAGLLPEGAGKQLVSALERNLAILYEALNKKNEQ; encoded by the coding sequence ATGACTTCATCTGATCTGCAGGACCAGTTGCACTTGAAAGCGATCAGTCTTCTTCAAGAAGATGCAGATAAAATACAGAAGCTCATTGAAGTACAGATGGAGAATCTGGCTACCCGCTACTGCCCTCTCTATGAGGAAGTATTGGATACACAGATGTATGGGTTCTCCAAGGAAGTCGATTTTGCTGTTCGTGCAGGGCTTCTTCCAGAAGGTGCTGGTAAGCAGCTGGTAAGCGCGCTTGAGCGGAATCTGGCAATTCTATATGAAGCTTTGAACAAGAAGAATGAGCAATAG
- a CDS encoding HPr family phosphocarrier protein: protein MSSNNAAVVEIAQTASKFTSSIVLHSENKYIDVKSILGLFTTLISTHSYELHVHGPDAAEAKAAMSEVFAKHGLNVSIASE, encoded by the coding sequence ATGTCGAGTAATAACGCAGCGGTAGTTGAAATTGCTCAAACAGCGAGCAAATTTACTTCTTCAATCGTACTTCATTCAGAAAACAAGTATATCGATGTAAAAAGTATTCTTGGACTGTTCACCACGCTGATTAGCACGCACAGCTATGAACTGCACGTTCATGGTCCGGATGCAGCTGAAGCCAAAGCAGCTATGTCAGAAGTGTTTGCCAAACATGGACTGAACGTAAGTATCGCATCCGAGTAA
- a CDS encoding aminopeptidase, which translates to MKDPRIQKLAANLVGYSVDVQPGENVLVEMIGTERDLINAIIEEVGKKGGNVFVQLTDKTVQRAMLKNATEEMMKTWAEIDLNRMKQMDCYIGIRAGENVNDLSDVPEEKMKMYNSLYSHPVHSEQRVKHTKWVVLRYPNASMAQLANTSTEAFEDFYFDVCNLDYAKMDKAQDSLANLMKRTDKVRITGPGTDLSFSIKDIGAEKCSGQKNIPDGEVYSAPVRDSVNGTISYNAPTLYNGITFENIKFTFKDGKIVEATSNDTDRINEILNSDDGARHIGEFAIGFNPHILHPMKDILFDEKIAGSLHFTPGQAYEETDNGNRSSIHWDLVLIQRPDYGGGEIYFDDVLIRKDGIFVIPELECLNPDRLK; encoded by the coding sequence ATGAAGGACCCAAGAATTCAGAAGCTCGCAGCCAATCTGGTGGGCTACTCTGTAGATGTACAGCCCGGCGAGAATGTGCTGGTTGAGATGATCGGCACAGAGCGTGATCTGATTAATGCAATTATTGAAGAAGTAGGCAAAAAAGGCGGTAACGTCTTTGTACAGCTGACGGACAAAACAGTTCAGCGTGCCATGCTCAAAAATGCGACAGAAGAAATGATGAAAACCTGGGCAGAGATCGATTTGAACCGGATGAAGCAAATGGATTGTTATATTGGTATCCGTGCAGGAGAGAATGTGAATGATCTGTCCGATGTACCGGAAGAGAAAATGAAAATGTACAATTCACTTTATTCCCATCCGGTACATAGCGAGCAACGGGTAAAACATACAAAATGGGTTGTTCTTCGTTACCCGAATGCAAGTATGGCACAGCTGGCGAATACAAGCACAGAAGCGTTTGAAGATTTCTACTTCGACGTATGTAACCTGGATTACGCTAAAATGGACAAAGCACAGGATTCATTGGCTAATCTTATGAAACGCACGGACAAAGTGCGTATCACTGGACCGGGAACAGACCTGAGCTTCTCCATTAAAGATATCGGTGCAGAGAAATGTTCTGGCCAAAAAAATATTCCGGATGGCGAAGTGTACAGCGCCCCTGTACGGGATTCAGTAAACGGAACAATTAGTTATAATGCGCCAACGCTGTATAATGGCATTACTTTTGAAAATATTAAATTCACGTTCAAAGACGGTAAAATTGTTGAAGCAACAAGCAACGATACAGACCGCATCAATGAAATTCTGAATTCAGATGATGGCGCTCGTCATATTGGCGAATTCGCAATTGGATTTAATCCACATATCCTGCACCCAATGAAGGACATTCTGTTTGATGAGAAAATTGCAGGCAGCTTGCACTTTACGCCAGGCCAAGCATATGAAGAAACAGATAACGGAAACCGTTCCTCCATTCACTGGGATCTGGTGTTGATCCAGCGTCCGGACTACGGTGGTGGCGAAATTTATTTTGATGATGTATTGATCCGTAAAGACGGGATTTTCGTTATTCCTGAGCTGGAATGCCTCAATCCGGATCGTCTGAAGTAG
- a CDS encoding GGDEF domain-containing protein, producing the protein MLEHLRSKPASLNSRSSGDSASSVAPHEAHVFWMQKMDITPFDFSYLGTLLQQAYTDWHIQRRPHSDRSSIIYNVWNTEGICMGQGIEGAPLLDVHSTVMQCLESGQAQSLRGTTENGEYHLMAEPLFSRTNRDMFAVFTAVTYEQNRDDTSEAVVRSEALHYRTCFYRRFEYIFMTDLLQAHEQTAREEHRRSILFQIVQRMHDKMDVDAILDEVFDSIDYLYPTTHMTLYMSQDQSSLNPRIKPLLVHERGEDICVQSFMEGKLIVVRSDEGERRILEVGLPLKGKQGIYGVFHIEMNEELMEDSDLQLITMMADTAGTAFENAKLHEQSNMLIQELRLINDLTQRLNKSLQLMEIYQFSEQELKDIFQAESCCILQLNDSTDHFEVMSSNVNELCRKSFPTDYGIAGLLYQTEEPLILSNYAKYDRVSSVFMDLTGSMSLIASPVRVNGEVKGAILLGHPKKQYFSYDNYRLLQMLSIHIGLALSNATLHAEVRRLANLDMLTGLFVRHYLDSVIHERQAHEFCGSLVVVDIDQFKQVNDTFGHQTGDQVLKQVSDIVTSSVRPEDICARWGGEELAIYMPQIGARQALEYAEIIRTRVAEETRPPVTVSSGIAEWNWMDEKVSVESLFYRADMALYDAKHGGRNRIVMEEQEVTR; encoded by the coding sequence ATGTTAGAACATCTAAGAAGTAAACCAGCCAGCTTGAATTCGCGAAGTTCGGGCGATTCCGCATCTTCTGTCGCTCCTCACGAAGCGCATGTATTCTGGATGCAAAAAATGGACATCACACCTTTTGATTTTTCATATTTGGGGACCCTTCTGCAGCAAGCATACACCGACTGGCATATCCAACGGCGACCACACTCAGACAGATCGTCAATAATATACAACGTATGGAATACAGAAGGGATCTGTATGGGGCAAGGGATTGAAGGGGCTCCATTACTCGATGTACATTCGACTGTGATGCAATGTCTTGAATCGGGACAGGCCCAGTCGTTACGGGGAACCACTGAAAATGGAGAGTATCATCTAATGGCTGAACCTCTATTTTCCAGAACAAACAGGGATATGTTTGCTGTCTTCACTGCTGTAACCTACGAGCAAAATCGGGATGACACGTCTGAAGCTGTTGTTCGATCGGAGGCATTGCATTATCGTACCTGCTTTTACCGAAGATTTGAATACATATTTATGACGGATCTACTACAAGCTCATGAACAAACTGCCCGTGAAGAGCATCGAAGGTCGATTCTGTTCCAAATCGTTCAACGGATGCATGACAAGATGGATGTGGACGCGATATTGGATGAAGTGTTTGACAGTATTGACTACTTATATCCAACGACCCACATGACATTGTATATGTCTCAGGATCAGAGCAGCCTCAACCCACGTATCAAACCGTTGCTTGTTCATGAACGTGGAGAAGACATCTGTGTACAATCGTTTATGGAAGGCAAACTTATTGTTGTTCGATCAGATGAAGGTGAACGCCGCATTCTGGAGGTTGGCCTTCCTCTAAAAGGCAAACAAGGGATCTATGGTGTATTTCATATTGAGATGAATGAGGAGCTAATGGAAGATTCCGATCTGCAGCTCATAACGATGATGGCGGATACAGCAGGAACTGCTTTTGAAAATGCCAAGTTGCACGAACAATCGAATATGTTGATCCAGGAACTTCGTCTAATCAACGATCTGACACAACGTTTGAACAAGAGCTTGCAGCTAATGGAGATTTATCAATTCTCCGAGCAGGAATTGAAGGACATTTTTCAGGCTGAATCATGCTGTATTCTTCAACTAAATGACAGTACGGATCATTTTGAAGTGATGTCATCTAATGTGAATGAATTATGTCGCAAATCGTTTCCAACGGATTATGGTATCGCAGGGCTACTGTATCAAACCGAAGAACCGCTCATTCTATCCAATTATGCGAAATACGATAGAGTGTCATCGGTCTTCATGGATCTTACTGGCTCTATGTCATTGATTGCCTCACCCGTTCGGGTGAATGGTGAAGTGAAAGGTGCCATTTTGCTGGGACATCCGAAAAAGCAGTATTTTTCGTACGATAATTACCGCCTGCTGCAGATGCTGTCCATTCATATTGGACTTGCTCTCTCCAATGCAACACTTCACGCCGAGGTACGACGTTTGGCTAACCTGGATATGCTAACAGGGCTTTTTGTGAGGCATTATCTGGATAGTGTGATCCATGAACGTCAGGCTCATGAATTCTGTGGTTCACTGGTTGTCGTGGATATCGACCAGTTTAAACAGGTGAATGATACGTTTGGGCACCAAACAGGTGATCAGGTATTAAAACAGGTGAGCGATATTGTGACGAGTTCCGTGCGCCCTGAGGATATCTGTGCCAGATGGGGTGGAGAAGAACTGGCTATTTATATGCCTCAGATCGGTGCTCGTCAGGCACTGGAATATGCGGAAATCATTCGTACCAGGGTTGCTGAGGAGACAAGGCCTCCCGTGACCGTTTCCAGCGGTATTGCCGAATGGAACTGGATGGATGAGAAGGTTAGTGTGGAATCGTTATTTTACCGAGCTGATATGGCCTTGTACGATGCGAAGCATGGTGGTCGAAATCGGATCGTCATGGAAGAACAGGAAGTTACACGTTAA
- the rpsD gene encoding 30S ribosomal protein S4, with protein MARYTGPKFKLSRRLGISLSGTGKELKRPFPPGQHGANQRRKMSNYGMQLQEKQKLRHMYGLGEKQFRTLFAKAQKMQGIAGENFMFLLESRLDNLVYRLGFANSRAGSRQLVSHGHVTVNGKKVDIASYQVSTGDVISLRERSRGLSSVKEALENRSHLPAYVEFNDTALEGKFIRLPERSELSQDIDEKQIVEFYNR; from the coding sequence ATGGCACGTTACACTGGTCCTAAATTTAAATTGAGCCGTCGCCTCGGCATTTCCCTGAGCGGAACAGGCAAAGAATTGAAACGTCCTTTCCCTCCAGGTCAGCACGGAGCTAACCAACGGAGAAAAATGAGCAACTACGGTATGCAATTGCAAGAAAAACAAAAACTGCGTCACATGTACGGTTTGGGCGAGAAGCAATTCCGCACTCTCTTTGCTAAAGCGCAAAAAATGCAAGGTATCGCAGGTGAAAACTTCATGTTCTTGCTTGAGAGCCGCCTTGATAACCTCGTATACCGCCTTGGATTTGCTAACTCCCGCGCTGGTTCGCGTCAGTTGGTATCCCACGGTCACGTAACTGTAAACGGCAAAAAAGTTGACATCGCTTCTTACCAAGTAAGCACTGGCGACGTTATCAGCCTGCGTGAAAGAAGCCGCGGTCTTTCTTCCGTTAAGGAAGCTTTGGAAAACCGTTCGCATCTTCCGGCATACGTAGAATTCAACGATACTGCTCTGGAAGGTAAATTTATTCGTTTGCCTGAGCGTTCGGAATTGTCCCAAGACATCGACGAAAAACAAATCGTCGAGTTCTACAACCGTTAA